A single window of Streptomyces aquilus DNA harbors:
- a CDS encoding phosphatase: protein MLSTGALRAHLLAARLAGTVATSREESLRSYRLFAARDPRVLIGLDPEWAWEQRDLIALMADKCGVSDDPGHTTGHDVIDPDRTLAALDAFAARLAAVAERGATVLLGTGHPHRLLGFYAALADALSAAGCTVLTPAQGHCVDITTRFGLRTYNLDYVRGVALVREPGELSSGCATGVHTHSPLPVRTVLAAAAERGTGLPELVIGDHGWVCGAGQLGFEAIGLADTDDPALFVGEAEGVVSVVVPLDDAVRSDYYRPLTRYVLNRACLSQ, encoded by the coding sequence GTGTTGAGCACCGGCGCGCTGCGCGCTCATCTGTTGGCCGCTCGGCTGGCCGGGACCGTGGCTACCTCTCGGGAGGAGAGTCTGCGGAGTTATCGGCTGTTCGCTGCCCGGGATCCTCGGGTGCTGATCGGGCTTGACCCGGAGTGGGCTTGGGAGCAGCGGGATTTGATCGCTTTGATGGCCGATAAGTGTGGGGTCTCCGACGACCCCGGGCACACAACTGGCCATGATGTGATCGATCCCGACCGGACGCTCGCCGCGCTTGACGCCTTCGCTGCTCGGCTCGCCGCTGTAGCGGAGCGTGGCGCCACGGTGCTGCTCGGGACCGGGCACCCCCATCGACTGCTGGGGTTCTACGCCGCCTTGGCGGACGCGCTGTCGGCGGCGGGATGTACCGTCCTCACCCCAGCGCAGGGTCACTGTGTCGACATAACGACCCGGTTCGGCCTACGCACGTACAACCTTGACTACGTACGAGGAGTCGCGCTGGTACGGGAACCGGGCGAGTTGAGCTCCGGTTGTGCGACCGGCGTGCACACCCACTCGCCCCTCCCGGTTCGGACCGTGCTGGCGGCCGCCGCGGAGCGGGGCACGGGGCTGCCCGAGCTTGTCATCGGGGATCACGGATGGGTCTGCGGGGCAGGTCAGCTGGGGTTTGAGGCCATTGGGCTGGCCGACACGGATGATCCCGCGTTGTTCGTGGGGGAGGCCGAAGGGGTCGTGTCCGTAGTCGTTCCACTTGATGACGCTGTGCGGTCTGATTACTACCGGCCGCTTACCCGCTACGTACTCAATCGAGCGTGTCTGTCACAGTAG
- a CDS encoding helix-turn-helix domain-containing protein, which yields MAAAGERPLNEVQFLTVAEVASVMRVSKMTVYRLVHSGHLPAIRVGRSFRVPEQAVHEYLRESYVGVETA from the coding sequence ATGGCTGCAGCTGGCGAGAGGCCTCTGAACGAGGTTCAGTTCCTTACCGTGGCGGAAGTCGCCTCGGTGATGCGAGTGTCGAAGATGACCGTGTACCGGTTGGTGCACAGCGGTCATCTGCCCGCGATCCGGGTGGGGCGGTCCTTCCGCGTCCCCGAGCAAGCGGTTCACGAGTACCTTCGCGAGAGCTATGTGGGGGTGGAAACCGCCTGA
- a CDS encoding 30S ribosomal protein bS22, translating to MGSVIKKRRKRMAKKKHRKLLKRTRVQRRNKK from the coding sequence GTGGGCTCTGTTATCAAGAAGCGGCGCAAGCGGATGGCGAAGAAGAAGCACCGCAAGCTGCTCAAGCGCACGCGCGTTCAGCGTCGTAACAAGAAGTAG
- a CDS encoding NAD-dependent epimerase/dehydratase family protein → MGKVVLVTGVARQLGGRFVRRIQRDPRVDRVIAVDAVPPEHHLGGAEFIQADIRQPTIARVLAETAADTVVHLDVTAMALGGGSRTTVKETNVIGTMQLLGACQKSPSVKRLVVKSSTNVYGSAPRDPAVFTETTPPKSLPSGGFAKDAVEVEGYVRGFARRRPDVAVCVLRFANILGPSADTPLASYFSLPVLPTVFGYDPRLQFVHEDDVIEVLRIASHEPERGTLNSGTFNIAGDGVLLLSQCSRRLGRPTVPLLLPAVTWAGSLVRTLGMTDFSPEQIRLLTHGRVVATDQMRETLGFQPKYTTAETFADFARVRGPGLLPPEALAGAVDRIAALPALGGGHPPTQSAN, encoded by the coding sequence TTGGGCAAGGTCGTGCTCGTGACCGGAGTGGCCCGTCAACTGGGCGGTCGGTTCGTCCGGCGCATCCAGCGGGACCCGCGGGTCGACCGGGTGATCGCCGTGGACGCCGTGCCGCCGGAGCACCATCTGGGCGGTGCCGAATTCATCCAGGCCGACATCCGGCAGCCGACCATAGCGAGGGTGCTGGCCGAGACGGCCGCCGATACGGTCGTACACCTGGATGTGACGGCGATGGCACTCGGCGGTGGCAGCCGGACCACGGTCAAGGAGACCAACGTCATCGGCACCATGCAGCTGCTCGGGGCCTGTCAGAAGTCGCCGTCGGTCAAGCGGCTGGTGGTGAAGTCCAGTACGAACGTGTACGGGTCGGCGCCCCGTGATCCGGCCGTCTTCACCGAGACCACCCCGCCCAAGTCCCTGCCCAGCGGCGGGTTCGCCAAGGACGCCGTCGAGGTCGAGGGGTATGTGCGCGGCTTCGCGCGGCGGCGGCCCGATGTCGCCGTGTGCGTGCTGCGGTTCGCGAACATCCTCGGGCCGAGCGCGGACACCCCGCTCGCCTCGTACTTCTCGCTGCCGGTGCTGCCGACCGTGTTCGGGTACGACCCGCGGTTGCAGTTCGTCCATGAGGACGACGTGATCGAGGTGCTGCGGATCGCCTCGCACGAACCGGAGCGGGGCACACTCAACAGCGGCACCTTCAACATCGCCGGCGACGGCGTGCTGCTGCTCTCGCAGTGCTCGCGGCGGCTCGGGCGGCCGACCGTGCCGCTGTTGCTGCCCGCCGTCACCTGGGCGGGCTCCCTGGTCCGTACGCTGGGCATGACGGACTTCTCGCCCGAACAGATCCGGCTGCTCACCCATGGCCGGGTCGTGGCGACGGACCAGATGCGGGAGACGCTGGGCTTCCAGCCGAAGTACACGACGGCGGAGACCTTCGCGGACTTCGCGCGGGTCCGCGGCCCCGGGCTGCTGCCGCCGGAGGCCCTCGCGGGGGCCGTCGACCGGATCGCCGCGCTGCCCGCCCTGGGCGGCGGCCACCCCCCGACGCAGAGCGCCAACTGA
- a CDS encoding lysophospholipid acyltransferase family protein, whose translation MADAKVIPFDDDRSRGAAVQRPSRRRGAGSRRKESSLVREVREVQPLPGRASAQDDVPVTREEQPPVGPQDEGGAGGLERRIAGGLSFLRRRLTGDYDVDDFGYDEELTDQVLMSLLRPVYEKYFRVEVKGVENIPAEGGALIVANHSGTLPLDGLMMQVAVHDNHPAGRHLRLLAADLVFMLPVVNELARKLGHTLACAEDAERLLGQGELVGVMPEGFKGIGKPFSERYKLQRFGRGGFVSTALRRGAPIIPCSIVGAEEIYPMIGNAKTLARLLGFPYFPLTPTFPWLGPLGAIPLPTKWTIQFGEPIHTDGYPPEAAEDPMLMFNLTDQVREQIQHTLYKLLVQRRSVFF comes from the coding sequence ATGGCGGACGCCAAGGTCATTCCGTTCGACGACGACAGGTCCCGCGGGGCCGCCGTGCAGCGGCCGTCGCGGCGCCGCGGCGCGGGGAGCCGACGCAAGGAATCGTCGCTGGTCCGTGAGGTCCGTGAGGTTCAACCCCTGCCCGGCAGGGCGTCGGCGCAGGATGATGTCCCTGTGACGCGTGAGGAACAGCCGCCGGTCGGGCCGCAGGACGAGGGTGGGGCCGGCGGTCTCGAGCGGCGTATCGCCGGCGGGCTGTCGTTCCTGCGCCGCCGGCTCACCGGCGACTACGACGTCGACGACTTCGGTTACGACGAGGAGCTGACCGACCAGGTCCTGATGTCGCTGCTACGGCCGGTGTACGAGAAGTACTTCCGGGTCGAGGTGAAGGGCGTCGAGAACATCCCGGCGGAGGGCGGCGCGCTGATCGTCGCCAACCACTCCGGGACGCTGCCGCTGGACGGCCTGATGATGCAGGTCGCGGTGCACGACAACCACCCTGCGGGCCGGCATCTGCGCCTCCTCGCCGCGGACCTGGTCTTCATGCTGCCGGTGGTCAACGAGCTGGCCCGCAAGCTCGGCCACACCCTGGCCTGCGCGGAGGACGCGGAACGGCTCCTCGGCCAGGGCGAGTTGGTCGGCGTCATGCCGGAGGGCTTCAAGGGCATCGGCAAGCCGTTCAGCGAGCGCTACAAGCTCCAGCGCTTCGGCCGGGGCGGTTTCGTCTCGACGGCCCTGCGCCGGGGCGCCCCGATCATCCCGTGCTCGATCGTGGGCGCGGAGGAGATCTACCCGATGATCGGCAACGCCAAGACCCTGGCGCGCCTCCTCGGCTTCCCGTACTTCCCGCTGACGCCGACCTTCCCGTGGCTCGGCCCGCTCGGCGCGATCCCGCTGCCGACGAAGTGGACGATCCAGTTCGGCGAGCCGATCCACACGGACGGCTATCCGCCGGAGGCGGCGGAGGACCCGATGCTGATGTTCAACCTCACGGACCAGGTACGCGAACAGATCCAGCACACGCTCTACAAGCTGCTGGTGCAGCGCCGGTCGGTGTTCTTCTAG
- a CDS encoding DUF5667 domain-containing protein, whose protein sequence is MIANVSAHRRANAFAQALEDQSDRGTAAQEAEGPAPDPAAAEQTEQGRMMALAECLGELPRPTLDPEVKVVQRAQLVAAFEAMLQEGTVGGEAGDASVPEQRSHRARGAHRATGLGKLRPRSRLTKGLAAGGLSVGVAAGAFGGVAAASSDALPGDSLYGLKRGIEDFKLNYLSDGDDERGVAYLDQASTRLNEARRLMDRDRGGQLDHESLGEIRRALSGMQHDATEGHRLLHEAYERDPDSLGPIQALSSFSRSHREVWGALRDRLPVQLGDVSQQVSSVFDAIDEEVAPLQSLLPQPPAQDGGASSRQSGSGTASKGTSGSDRSATPSKGNGTSDGSGTDSGKPSHSASSGSDDGLLGGNTGGLLDPPETGTGTSTPTTTPSTEPDVTLPPLLPGLLPGLGINGEDAS, encoded by the coding sequence GTGATCGCGAACGTATCGGCGCACCGGCGGGCGAACGCCTTCGCCCAGGCCCTGGAGGACCAGTCCGACCGGGGCACGGCGGCCCAAGAGGCCGAAGGACCGGCGCCCGACCCGGCCGCCGCCGAACAGACCGAGCAGGGCCGCATGATGGCCCTCGCGGAATGTCTCGGCGAGCTGCCGAGGCCGACGCTGGATCCCGAGGTCAAGGTCGTCCAGCGGGCCCAGCTGGTGGCAGCGTTCGAGGCCATGCTCCAAGAGGGCACCGTCGGAGGCGAGGCAGGCGACGCGTCGGTGCCCGAGCAACGCTCGCATCGCGCGCGGGGCGCCCACCGGGCGACCGGGCTGGGCAAACTGCGACCGCGTTCCCGGCTCACCAAGGGCCTCGCGGCCGGCGGGCTCAGCGTCGGGGTCGCCGCGGGAGCCTTCGGCGGAGTCGCAGCGGCCAGCTCGGACGCCCTCCCGGGCGACTCGCTCTACGGCCTCAAGCGCGGCATCGAGGACTTCAAGCTCAACTACCTGTCCGACGGGGACGACGAGCGCGGCGTGGCCTACCTCGACCAGGCCTCCACCCGGCTCAACGAGGCCCGCCGGCTGATGGACCGCGACCGCGGCGGCCAGCTGGACCACGAGTCGCTGGGCGAGATCCGCCGCGCCCTGTCCGGCATGCAGCACGACGCGACCGAAGGCCACCGCCTGCTGCACGAGGCCTACGAACGCGACCCGGACTCCCTCGGCCCCATCCAGGCCCTCTCCTCCTTCTCGCGCTCGCACCGCGAGGTCTGGGGTGCGCTCCGCGACCGTCTCCCCGTCCAGCTGGGCGATGTCAGTCAGCAGGTGTCGTCGGTGTTCGACGCCATAGACGAAGAGGTCGCCCCGCTCCAGTCCCTGCTCCCCCAGCCCCCGGCCCAGGACGGCGGCGCGAGCAGCAGGCAGAGCGGTTCCGGTACGGCGTCCAAGGGCACCTCCGGCTCCGACCGCTCGGCCACCCCGAGCAAGGGCAACGGCACCTCGGACGGCTCGGGCACCGACTCCGGCAAGCCCAGCCACTCCGCCTCCTCCGGCAGCGACGACGGCCTGCTCGGCGGCAACACCGGCGGCCTCCTGGACCCCCCGGAGACCGGCACCGGCACGTCCACGCCGACGACCACCCCGTCCACCGAACCGGACGTCACCCTCCCGCCCCTCCTCCCGGGCCTCCTGCCCGGCCTGGGCATCAACGGAGAAGACGCGAGCTAG
- a CDS encoding ECF subfamily RNA polymerase sigma factor, BldN family — MYSHVGVDASGLATLRATVNNLMRFVPTAYAIPALAVATAPTGPCYALAESSAAVGRRGRSAGAATTTRRPAADSDSARMMDLVERAQAGEADAFGRLYDQYSDTVYRYIYYRVGGKATAEDLTSETFLRALRRIGTFTWQGRDFGAWLVTIARNLVADHFKSSRFRLEVTTGEMLDANEVERSPEDSVLESLSNAALLDAVRRLNPQQQECVTLRFLQGLSVAETARVMGKNEGAIKTLQYRAVRTLARLLPEDAR; from the coding sequence GTGTACTCACACGTCGGGGTTGACGCCTCGGGCCTGGCTACGCTGCGCGCGACGGTCAACAACCTCATGCGCTTCGTCCCCACCGCGTACGCCATCCCCGCCCTTGCCGTAGCCACCGCACCAACCGGCCCGTGCTACGCACTGGCCGAGAGCAGCGCGGCCGTCGGCAGAAGGGGACGCTCGGCCGGCGCCGCAACGACCACCCGCCGTCCCGCCGCGGACAGCGACAGCGCCCGGATGATGGATCTCGTGGAGCGCGCCCAGGCCGGCGAGGCCGACGCGTTCGGGCGGCTCTACGACCAGTACAGCGACACCGTCTACCGGTACATCTACTACCGCGTCGGCGGAAAGGCGACCGCCGAGGACCTCACCAGCGAGACGTTCCTGCGGGCGCTCAGAAGGATCGGCACCTTCACCTGGCAGGGCCGCGACTTCGGCGCCTGGCTGGTGACCATCGCCCGCAACCTCGTCGCCGACCACTTCAAGTCGAGCCGCTTCCGCCTGGAGGTGACCACCGGCGAGATGCTCGACGCCAACGAGGTGGAGCGCTCCCCGGAGGACTCCGTCCTGGAGTCCCTCTCCAACGCCGCGCTCCTGGACGCCGTACGCCGCCTCAACCCGCAGCAGCAGGAGTGCGTGACGCTCCGCTTCCTCCAGGGCCTGTCCGTCGCCGAGACCGCGCGCGTGATGGGCAAGAACGAGGGCGCGATCAAGACCCTCCAGTACCGGGCCGTCCGCACCCTCGCCCGGCTCCTGCCGGAAGACGCCCGCTGA
- a CDS encoding HAD family hydrolase, with protein sequence MAALGWLTPRRRSATARSVLAGEASAEAARKSSQEVEETSTPEPEFPVLGDDKAAAFFDLDNTVMQGASLFHFGRGLYKRKFFETRDLAKFAWQQAWFRLAGIEDPEHMQEARDSALSIVQGHRVSELMSIGEEIYDEYMAERIWPGTRALAQAHLDAGQKVWLVTAAPVEIAQVIARRLGLTGALGTVAESVDGVYTGKLVGEPLHGPAKAEAVRALAAAEGLDLSRCAAYSDSHNDIPMLSLVGHPYAINPDTKLRKHARQLDWRLRDYRTGRKAAKVGIPAAAGVGAVAGGTAAAIALHRRRR encoded by the coding sequence ATGGCCGCTCTCGGATGGCTCACTCCCCGTAGGCGCTCCGCCACGGCGCGGAGCGTGTTGGCAGGCGAGGCCTCGGCGGAGGCCGCGCGCAAGTCGTCACAGGAGGTCGAGGAGACCTCAACCCCGGAACCGGAGTTCCCGGTACTCGGCGACGACAAGGCAGCCGCCTTCTTCGACCTCGACAACACCGTCATGCAGGGTGCGTCGCTCTTCCACTTCGGCCGGGGCCTGTACAAGCGGAAGTTCTTCGAGACCCGCGACCTCGCCAAGTTCGCCTGGCAGCAGGCCTGGTTCAGGCTGGCCGGCATCGAGGACCCCGAACACATGCAGGAGGCCCGCGACTCGGCCCTCTCCATCGTCCAGGGCCACCGCGTCTCCGAGCTGATGTCCATCGGCGAGGAGATCTACGACGAGTACATGGCCGAGCGCATCTGGCCGGGCACCCGCGCCCTCGCCCAGGCCCACCTGGACGCGGGCCAGAAGGTGTGGCTCGTCACCGCGGCCCCCGTGGAGATCGCCCAGGTCATCGCCCGCCGCCTCGGCCTGACCGGCGCGCTCGGCACGGTCGCGGAGTCCGTGGACGGCGTCTACACCGGCAAACTCGTCGGCGAACCCCTGCACGGCCCCGCGAAGGCGGAGGCGGTACGCGCGTTGGCCGCCGCGGAGGGCCTGGACCTCTCCCGCTGCGCGGCCTACAGCGACAGCCACAACGACATCCCGATGCTCTCCCTGGTCGGCCACCCCTACGCGATCAACCCGGACACAAAGCTGCGCAAGCACGCCCGCCAACTGGACTGGCGTTTGCGCGATTACCGCACCGGAAGGAAGGCCGCGAAGGTGGGCATCCCGGCGGCGGCAGGGGTGGGCGCGGTGGCGGGCGGCACAGCGGCAGCGATCGCTCTGCATCGCCGGCGCCGGTAA
- a CDS encoding glutaredoxin family protein, with product MAGMSPLFRRKPSAPQDRLVTLIRKPGCHLCDDAQLVVEKVCGELGVTWEQKDISTDQALHDQYWEQIPVVLVDGEQHTFWRVNEDRLRRALTE from the coding sequence ATGGCCGGTATGAGTCCCCTCTTCCGCCGGAAGCCGTCGGCGCCCCAGGACAGGCTGGTCACTCTCATCCGCAAACCGGGCTGCCATCTGTGTGATGACGCACAGCTGGTGGTGGAGAAGGTGTGCGGCGAGCTCGGTGTGACGTGGGAGCAGAAGGACATCTCCACAGATCAGGCGCTGCACGACCAGTACTGGGAGCAGATTCCCGTCGTACTCGTCGACGGTGAACAGCACACGTTCTGGCGGGTGAACGAAGATCGACTGCGCAGGGCACTGACCGAGTAG
- a CDS encoding redox-sensing transcriptional repressor Rex, which yields MATGRTHRPATRSRGIPEATVARLPLYLRALTALSERSVPTVSSEELAAAAGVNSAKLRKDFSYLGSYGTRGVGYDVEYLVYQISRELGLTQDWPVVIVGIGNLGAALANYGGFASRGFRVAALIDADPAMTGRQVAGIAVQHSDGLEKIISDNGVSIGVITTPPGVAQQVCDRLVAAGVTSILNFAPTVLSVPDGVDVRKVDLSIELQILAFHEQRKAGEEAAAGTDGGAPAVAARGESASADKGPDGDVPAVMPA from the coding sequence GTGGCAACTGGCCGAACTCACCGACCGGCGACCCGTAGCCGAGGGATTCCCGAGGCCACCGTCGCCAGGCTTCCGCTGTACCTCCGCGCGCTGACCGCACTGTCGGAGCGCTCGGTGCCCACGGTCTCCTCCGAGGAGCTCGCGGCCGCGGCGGGGGTCAACTCCGCGAAGCTGCGCAAGGATTTCTCTTACCTGGGTTCTTACGGAACGCGTGGTGTCGGGTACGACGTCGAGTATCTCGTCTACCAGATCTCCCGTGAGCTCGGGCTCACCCAGGACTGGCCGGTCGTGATCGTCGGTATCGGCAACCTCGGTGCCGCCCTCGCCAATTACGGCGGTTTCGCCTCCCGCGGTTTCCGGGTGGCCGCCCTCATCGACGCCGACCCGGCCATGACCGGACGGCAGGTCGCCGGGATCGCCGTGCAGCACAGCGACGGCCTGGAGAAGATCATCTCCGACAACGGCGTCTCCATCGGCGTGATCACCACCCCGCCGGGCGTCGCCCAGCAGGTCTGCGACCGGCTCGTCGCCGCCGGTGTCACCTCCATCCTGAACTTCGCGCCGACCGTGCTGTCCGTTCCGGACGGGGTCGACGTGCGCAAGGTGGATCTGTCGATCGAACTCCAGATCCTCGCCTTCCACGAGCAGCGCAAGGCCGGTGAGGAGGCCGCCGCCGGGACCGACGGGGGCGCTCCGGCCGTCGCCGCGCGCGGCGAGTCCGCCTCCGCTGACAAGGGACCTGACGGGGACGTACCCGCCGTGATGCCGGCATGA
- a CDS encoding glutamyl-tRNA reductase, producing the protein MSLLVVGLSHRSAPVSVLERAALNADAQIKLLQDTVAAEPAAEAAVLATCNRIELYADVDKFHAGVAELSTLLAQHSGVALEELTPYLYVHYEDRAVHHLFSVACGLDSMVVGEGQILGQIKDSLGKAQELHTAGRLLNDLFQQALRVGKRAHSETGIDRAGQSLVTFGLEQLAAGASGGDAAEWARGKKALVIGAGSMSSLAAATLVRAGVAEVVIANRTAERADRLAEILNEGASSDAGDGDVVARAVPMDAVPGELTRADVVVSCTGATGLVLTGEAVSGAVRGRVPVAGAEAEGVARPGAVGVPSAPTRAAQAARLPADQTGSAEDNCPLDLNAVQATPGFSVLGEAAVAGMAAAELEQHAAWVDNAPRPQGTGSVVDEAEAIAALAAAAAAGGRIPERRRPEPLAAGPEPVLFLLDLAMPRDIDAAVHRIAGVRLVDIESLAEASADAPMAADVDQVRRIVADEVAAFGAALRAAHITPTVVALRTMAADVVAMEMARLEGRLPGLDAKQRGEITQTVKRVVDKLLHAPTVRVKQLAAEPGGAGYADALRTLFDLDQETVAAVSRAEDSTTDEEDRGPA; encoded by the coding sequence ATGAGTCTCCTCGTCGTGGGGCTGAGCCACCGCAGCGCCCCGGTCAGCGTGCTGGAGCGGGCGGCGCTGAACGCCGACGCCCAGATCAAGCTGCTCCAGGACACGGTCGCCGCGGAGCCGGCCGCCGAGGCCGCGGTGCTCGCCACCTGCAACCGCATCGAGCTGTACGCCGACGTCGACAAGTTCCACGCCGGTGTCGCCGAGCTGTCCACGCTGCTCGCCCAGCACAGCGGGGTGGCCCTTGAGGAGCTCACTCCCTATCTGTACGTGCACTACGAGGACCGGGCGGTTCACCACCTGTTCTCCGTCGCCTGCGGGCTCGACTCCATGGTCGTCGGCGAGGGGCAGATCCTCGGGCAGATCAAGGACTCGCTGGGCAAGGCGCAGGAGCTGCACACCGCCGGGCGGCTGCTCAACGATCTTTTCCAGCAGGCGCTTCGGGTCGGCAAGCGGGCGCACTCCGAGACCGGGATCGACCGGGCCGGGCAGTCGCTGGTGACCTTCGGGCTGGAGCAGCTCGCCGCGGGTGCCTCCGGCGGTGACGCCGCGGAGTGGGCGCGGGGGAAGAAAGCACTGGTCATCGGGGCCGGTTCGATGTCCTCGCTGGCCGCGGCGACGCTGGTGCGGGCCGGGGTGGCCGAGGTGGTCATCGCCAACCGGACCGCGGAGCGGGCCGATCGGCTGGCCGAGATTCTCAACGAGGGTGCCTCTTCCGACGCCGGTGACGGGGACGTGGTGGCCCGCGCGGTACCGATGGACGCGGTGCCGGGCGAGCTGACACGTGCCGATGTTGTGGTGTCTTGTACGGGCGCGACCGGGCTGGTGCTCACTGGTGAGGCCGTTTCGGGTGCTGTTCGTGGGCGGGTGCCCGTGGCGGGGGCTGAGGCCGAGGGTGTCGCGCGGCCCGGCGCTGTCGGGGTGCCGTCCGCGCCCACCCGTGCCGCCCAAGCGGCACGACTGCCCGCGGACCAGACGGGGTCGGCTGAGGACAACTGTCCGCTCGACCTGAACGCCGTCCAGGCCACCCCCGGTTTCTCCGTGCTCGGGGAAGCCGCTGTCGCCGGGATGGCCGCCGCCGAGCTCGAGCAGCATGCCGCCTGGGTCGACAACGCGCCCCGGCCGCAGGGCACCGGGTCCGTCGTCGACGAGGCGGAGGCCATCGCCGCGCTCGCCGCCGCGGCGGCCGCCGGTGGGCGGATTCCCGAGCGGCGTCGGCCCGAACCGCTCGCCGCGGGGCCGGAGCCCGTGCTCTTCCTGCTCGACCTCGCCATGCCCCGTGACATCGACGCCGCCGTGCATCGGATCGCCGGGGTGCGGCTCGTCGACATCGAGTCGCTGGCGGAGGCTTCCGCCGACGCGCCCATGGCCGCCGACGTGGACCAGGTGCGGCGGATCGTCGCCGACGAGGTGGCCGCGTTCGGGGCCGCACTGCGGGCCGCGCACATCACCCCCACCGTCGTCGCGCTGCGCACCATGGCCGCCGACGTCGTGGCGATGGAGATGGCCCGGCTGGAGGGGCGCCTCCCGGGGCTCGACGCCAAGCAGCGCGGCGAGATCACGCAGACCGTGAAGCGCGTGGTGGACAAGCTGCTGCACGCTCCGACCGTACGGGTCAAGCAGCTCGCGGCCGAGCCCGGCGGTGCCGGGTACGCGGACGCGCTGCGGACTCTGTTCGACCTCGACCAGGAGACGGTGGCCGCCGTGTCCCGCGCCGAGGACAGCACCACCGATGAGGAAGACCGAGGGCCGGCATGA
- the hemC gene encoding hydroxymethylbilane synthase, which produces MSEKALRLGTRRSKLAMAQSGQVADAVSQVTGRPVELVEITTYGDVSREQLAQIGGTGVFVTALREALLKGEVDFAVHSLKDLPTGQPEELALAAIPVREDPRDVIVARDALKFTDLPRGARIGTGSPRRMAQLNAYARAHGLDIEAVPIRGNVDTRIRYVHDGELDAVVLAAAGLNRIGRIEEVTDFLSVDTVLPAPGQGALAIECAADHADLIAALGELDDPFTRVAVTAERSLLAALEAGCSAPVGALADLLADGHVVKEMRLRGIVGTTDGSRTVQLSTTGPVPETYDQAMALGRELAAEMLAQGAAGLMGERAQ; this is translated from the coding sequence ATGAGTGAGAAGGCGCTACGGCTCGGGACCAGGCGGAGCAAGCTCGCCATGGCCCAGTCCGGGCAGGTGGCGGACGCCGTGAGCCAGGTGACCGGGCGGCCCGTCGAGCTCGTCGAGATCACCACGTATGGGGATGTGAGCAGGGAGCAGCTCGCGCAGATCGGTGGCACGGGTGTGTTCGTCACCGCGCTGCGGGAGGCGCTGCTCAAGGGTGAGGTGGACTTCGCCGTCCACTCCCTCAAGGACCTGCCGACCGGGCAGCCCGAGGAGCTCGCGCTCGCCGCGATCCCGGTGCGCGAGGACCCGCGGGACGTCATCGTCGCCCGGGACGCGCTGAAGTTCACCGACCTGCCCCGCGGGGCCCGGATCGGTACCGGCTCGCCGCGGCGCATGGCCCAGCTGAACGCGTACGCACGCGCCCACGGCCTCGACATCGAGGCCGTGCCGATCCGCGGGAACGTGGACACGCGCATCCGGTACGTCCACGACGGTGAGCTGGACGCGGTGGTGCTGGCCGCGGCCGGACTGAACCGCATCGGGCGCATCGAAGAGGTGACCGACTTCCTGTCGGTCGACACGGTTTTGCCCGCTCCCGGCCAGGGAGCACTCGCGATCGAATGCGCCGCGGACCACGCGGACCTGATCGCCGCGCTCGGAGAGCTCGACGACCCGTTCACGCGGGTCGCCGTGACCGCCGAGCGGTCGCTGCTCGCCGCCCTGGAGGCCGGTTGCAGCGCCCCTGTGGGCGCGCTGGCCGACCTGCTGGCCGACGGGCACGTTGTCAAGGAAATGCGCCTGCGGGGGATAGTCGGTACCACCGACGGCTCCCGTACGGTGCAGCTGTCCACCACCGGTCCCGTGCCCGAGACGTACGACCAAGCAATGGCGCTCGGCCGTGAACTCGCGGCCGAGATGCTTGCCCAGGGCGCGGCCGGTCTGATGGGGGAGCGAGCACAGTGA